Part of the Methylomonas sp. AM2-LC genome, TCAACAAACTGACGCCAAGAATTAGATATTTTAGGCGTCAAACACCGATAGCTCTCCAAATATCTATCTATTCCACACAGCTTGTGGATTTTACGTTTTATCAATTTTTATCAGGATCCATTTTATGAATCAGTCAAACCGCAAAAAATCTTGCTTGAAAAAATCCATTACCACCATATCTACCATACTAATAGGCACGGGTTGCGCCGCTTTAACGCCCTCGTACATAACTATCGAGGGCTATAGAATCTATGATATTCAGACGAATCCAAATTCTGCCATTACTAAGCAAATCTCTGCGAATATCAAAGAAGCCATACAGTTGCGTGCTAACGATGTAACACTCAATAACACCATTCCACCCGCCACATTACCGGAAACCCCTGCTCGGTATGTGTTAACTGACCCGTTTAAAAATGCTACTGGGATTTTTGCAATGGCAAACAGCAAAAACCCCATAAAAATACCTCGCTGTGAAGGAGCTGTTATTGATGCTACCTCGCATCAATCTTTTGCGGGTGCTGAAAGAACAACTTTCTTTGTGTGTTTAATACCCTATCAGAAAGGTTATCAATTGGACATTTATTACCACTATGACAAAGTGTCAGGTGGCTTATCCACACAGGCACTAGGCAGAACGCTTGCTCAATCAGTAATGGGCGACTCAAGCCAATTTATTCCGACGACCATTGCTGCGTTGGAAGAAGCTGTAAAAGAAGCGGGTGTTAAGCCAGTGGTAGTGGATAGTTATCCAGATTAAAATCTTAGGTGGCACAGTCCGACTTCAGGAATAGAATAAGAATGCAAATCATTCGGTCGGCGGTTTGAGCCATCCGGGGTTGTAAAATTTAAAAGGCTTGCAGAAATGCAGGCCTTTTTTGCGCGTTGGAAACGAGGCATAATCAGGTTGGTTTAGTTCGGTTACTATTGATAGTACCTGCTATAGTTTACCGATCTTTAGTCAAACACCACAAACCAAATATAGCTAGCCAAATAATTATCAAGCTAATTTCATTGGCTACAGTAATCAGCATACCAAATTCGGTACTTTGCACCACGCTTGATGTATTTTCAAAAAGTATATATCCGTGTAAAATCATAAAGATACTAAAACATCCTAGTAAAAAAGAAAATAATGTTCCGATTTTTGTATTTATAAATTCTCGCATTAAAAATTACCCGCTTCAGACTTTTTCTTTGTTTCGGTATCTACTTTTGATTGATTGTTAAACTTCTGCATCAAATCATTTCGAATATAACTGACTTTCATTTGGAAGCTTAAATGAGGCGCATTAATTTCGATAATGCTATCAGCAGCTTTAAATTGGGCTGACTTATCACCCACAAATGGACGCTCCTGGGAGAAGACTTTATATTTCTTGGCGATAAAACTGTAAATTGAATCAAAACGATCCTTATGCATCGTCATAATGACTCCCATTAATTTTCGCTGATCATCAAATATGTAAAGCACTTCATTTAATCCGTCAATCTCGTAAGAGTTTCCATCGGTTTTTAACATCGGTCCATTTGAATATTTATTGATTCCACCATCCTGAGTAGTGGTTTTTTCGGATAATGAAGAATTAACTTGTTCTAAGGTTGATACACCAATTTCAAAACCAAGAACTGCCGTACCTGCATAAACTGGGTTGAGAACTAGCGATAATGTCATCCCAATAATAACTTGATAGAGTTTCGTCATAATTGCTCCGTGATGTCAGAATACCAAAATACTGTAATTCTACGATAATCGTAGAGCTAAAACAACCGCATTCTACGAATATCGTTGAATGACAAAAAATACCAAACCGAACAAAATATTTGGACGCCGTTTAAGAGAAGCACGGCTACGCATGGGGATTGCTCAAGATAAATTAGGTGTTGCAGTTGGCCTAGATGAAAGCTGTAGCAGCGCACGGATGAGTCGTTACGAGACCGGTATCCATGAACCACCAATTGCCATAGTTGAAAAAATAGCGGATATTCTTTGTGTGCCAATACCTTATTTTTTTTGCACGGATGATCGCTTGGCATCAATTATAATTGATTACCAGCGATTATCAGAGGATCAAAAAACACAATTAATCTCATGGATTCAAGCCAGTGCAATTGTAGAAAAATGAGCATTTAACTGCCTCATGCCGATGATGGGGCGGAAACATGCATGTTGGCTGATTTTGGGTTTCCTGAAGCTTTAGTTCCAGTTTTTTTGCTTTGTTACTTAGTCCATACCATTGCCTGTGGATATGTCGAGGTTACGCTCTTGCCGGTTTTCATACTGGCCAGTAACGTAAATATAACTAGGAGTACTAGTTGGCAAGAGCGTTCATTCTTATAGATTTATTGAGCAATGACTTTACCTTGTTCAACACTCTCTATCCTATCCCGCCCTAATACACCACTACCCGCCAATAGCCGTAAGCGTGCGGACCGCCATTCTGCCAGCGTTCTGATGCGTTCTTGTGCCGCATCGGCAAAAGCTGTCTGGGTAGTGAGCATTTCCATAATATCCGCTGCACCCTTATCATAACGGCGTTGAGACGTGGCAAGCGCCTCTTGGGCGGCGTTCAGCAGTGTCGCCGAATAGCTCAGGTTTTGCAGAGAGGATGTGGCATCGGCATAGGCTTTTACCACTTCCATCAAGGTTTGATTCTCGGTATCCGCTAACTGTGCGACACTCTGTTCGGCTTGCGCCTGGGCACTTCTAATTTTATAAGTGGTGGCAAAGCCTTCGAATAAGGGCACTGTCACGGTTAAGCCCACCGTCTCCACACGGGTTTGAGTTTGTGACACCCCTTGTCCGGGATAACCGTTTTGATACGCATTTACCACCAGATCAACAGTCGGCAGCCCATCCGCACGCGCAGAATCAACTTTCTTACGTGCCGCTTCCACTTGTGCCATGGCAGCCACGATGGCGGGATGATTTTTTTTTGTATCCTCCAGCCAAGTAGTTAAATCCTGGTGATCTTGTGCAGCCTGTCCGGGTGGGGGGGGTTTGTCGCAAATTTTGCTGGCTCTTTGCGATAATGCCCGGAATTTGAGTAGGCCGAAAGCATGATCAATTTCCGTGGCGCCCATTATCCAAAAGATGCCATCCTTTACGCTGTTTACTTTTATGTTCGTTATGGCGTATCGTATCGGGATCTTGAAGAAATTTTAGAAGAGCGCGGTGTCCACGTTGATCACTCAACGCTCAATCGGTGGGTGATCCGGTATTCGCCGATGATTGCCGAGGCCGCGAAGAAAAGCAAACGAATGGCCGCCGATTCCTGGAGGATGGACGAAACCTATATTAAAGTCAAAGGCCAATGGGTATACCTGTACCGGGCCATTGATAAGTATGGCGATACTATTGATTTTATGCTGTCAGAACGCCGGGATGAAGAAGCATCCACACGCTTTTTCAAACAGGCGATTGATATCAATGGCCTGCCGAATCGTGTAGTCATCGACAAGAGCGGTTCAAACGAAGCCGGTTTACTGAACATGAACATCTTGTTATTCCTGGTCGGTTGGGCCTACCTAATCGAGATCCTGCAAGTCAAATATCTGAACAATCGGGTGGAACAGGATCATCGGTTCATCAAAAAGCTGACCAATCCGATGCTGGGGTTCAAGGCATTTCATTCTGCCCAAGCGACCTTAGCCGGCATTGAAACGGCGCATATGATCCGGAAGGGCCAGTTGTCGCAAATCGGAATTCCGGCTTACCGGCAATTTATGTCGTTAGCAGGATAACTCTGTCCGGCGGAAGGCTGGCTTTTGGTTCCTGAAAATTTGCGACAAAGCCCTAAAATTTCTTCAAGATCCCGATACGAAACGCCATAACGAACATAAAAGTAAACAGCGTAAAGGATGGCATCTTTTGGATAATGGACACCACGGAAATTGATCATGCTTTTGACCTACTCAAATTCCGGGCATTATCGCAAAGAGCCAGCAAAATTTGCGACAAAACCTCAAGAGGTACCTGGAACAAACCGTTCTTTTGGTTCAATAACCCCGGTAACTAACCATTTTTGTATGACTTGCAATATTGTGCCAAAAATAGCACAATGTCTTATGATAATTGATCGAACAAAAAAGTTACCGGCGCGATTTTATGTGAACTCTTTGGGGCGAAAACCTGTTCGAGATTGGATTTTAGAATTACCTGTTGATGATCGACACACCGTTGGAAAGGATATTCAGAAAGTCGAATTCGGGTGGCCAATCGGACGTCCTCATTGTGCGCCACTTGGTAACGGTTTATGGGAGGTGCGTAGCGACCTAGATAGTAATCGAATTGCGCGAGTGATTTTTTGTATAGACAGCGACTACATGGTTTTGCTGCACGGCTTCATAAAAAAGACACAGAAAACGCCACAGGCGGATATTGAACTTGCTCTAAAACGCAAACGAGAGGTGATGTAATGGAACAGCATAAGAAAGGTAGTGTAAGCGACGAGACATTTGATGACTTTCTTGCGGAACAGGGTCTGCTTCAATCCTGTGAAGATCATGCGATTAAGGAAATGTTCGCCGAACAGATCGCTGTCGAAATGAAAGAGCATGGGCTGACAAAGAGCACAATGGCCAAGCGAATGCATACCAGTCGTCGCCAGCTTGATCGACTGTTCGATCCAGCCATTCAATCCGTTACATTAGATACCTTGAGGAAAGCCGCAAATGCGGTTGGTCGCTCACTACGTATTGAACTCATTTAATGGTTACTCGATAAAACTGAATTAACGATCAATGTTTGCTTGCGATAAACAAATGCCACTAAATCTTTTTAGTTACATGTGAGTATTTGTCGCTACTTGGAGTTCTAAGCCCGAACCCTCGGAATTTTTTTAATCGTTTTAGAACGGTTACATAGCGACTTTTATGTCTATGGTTTTGTCGCAAATTTTGCTGGCTCTTTGCGATAATGCCCAGAATTTGAGTAGGCCGAAAGCATGATCAATTTTCGTGGCGCCCATTATCCAAAAGATGCCATCCTTTACGCCGTTTACTTTTATGTTCGTTATGGCGTATCCTATTGAGATCTTGAAGAAATTTTAGAAGAGCGAGGTGTCCACGTTGACCACTCAACGCTCAATCGCTGTGTGATCCGGTATTCGCCGATGATTGCCGAGGCCGCGAAGAAAAGCAAACGAATGGCCGCCGATTGGCTTTGTTGAATAAATCAAAAAATGGACAGAGCACCCCATTTTTCGGCAATGCCTAAATTCTAACAGACACAGGCATGCCTAAGCCAGTCATCCGATTGAGCGCAACGGCACTTGCCCAAGCCTCGTTTTTTTGTTGCGGCAGTTGACGCGCTTTCATCGTGTTGCCAAAAATCCGCTTGTAGCGTTGCATGGCCAGTTCGGCATAATTACGCAATCCATAGCCGGTCTTTTTTTGCCAAGCGATACGGCCATACCGGTCAATTACCTGGATATGGATGTCTCGTAGGCTATCGCCAGTGGGTGAACAGACTGTGGTCTTATGCGGCGGAACGATCACTTGTGCATCGGGTCGCAGGCATAACACCGCTTTGGAAACCGGATCGCCATCGTACGCGCCATCAGCAATGAAGGTGTCAAACGGCATGTCGATTTGGTCAAGCAAATTAGGTACCACCGAGGGGTCTCCTGTTTCCGGCGTGGTCAGTTCGTAGGCGATGATTTGATG contains:
- a CDS encoding helix-turn-helix transcriptional regulator, coding for MTKNTKPNKIFGRRLREARLRMGIAQDKLGVAVGLDESCSSARMSRYETGIHEPPIAIVEKIADILCVPIPYFFCTDDRLASIIIDYQRLSEDQKTQLISWIQASAIVEK
- a CDS encoding type II toxin-antitoxin system RelE/ParE family toxin, which codes for MLLTYSNSGHYRKEPAKFATKPQEVPGTNRSFGSITPVTNHFCMTCNIVPKIAQCLMIIDRTKKLPARFYVNSLGRKPVRDWILELPVDDRHTVGKDIQKVEFGWPIGRPHCAPLGNGLWEVRSDLDSNRIARVIFCIDSDYMVLLHGFIKKTQKTPQADIELALKRKREVM
- a CDS encoding helix-turn-helix domain-containing protein, with product MEQHKKGSVSDETFDDFLAEQGLLQSCEDHAIKEMFAEQIAVEMKEHGLTKSTMAKRMHTSRRQLDRLFDPAIQSVTLDTLRKAANAVGRSLRIELI
- a CDS encoding TolC family protein; translation: MGATEIDHAFGLLKFRALSQRASKICDKPPPPGQAAQDHQDLTTWLEDTKKNHPAIVAAMAQVEAARKKVDSARADGLPTVDLVVNAYQNGYPGQGVSQTQTRVETVGLTVTVPLFEGFATTYKIRSAQAQAEQSVAQLADTENQTLMEVVKAYADATSSLQNLSYSATLLNAAQEALATSQRRYDKGAADIMEMLTTQTAFADAAQERIRTLAEWRSARLRLLAGSGVLGRDRIESVEQGKVIAQ
- a CDS encoding IS5 family transposase, which produces MAGSKKLILPNVRFIQQRPLDIDITIPDFSSLSKRSVALPRHQLTQELATGSIVIVDSTGLKVYGKDKWHQEKHNVAARRTWRKLHLAVDENHQIIAYELTTPETGDPSVVPNLLDQIDMPFDTFIADGAYDGDPVSKAVLCLRPDAQVIVPPHKTTVCSPTGDSLRDIHIQVIDRYGRIAWQKKTGYGLRNYAELAMQRYKRIFGNTMKARQLPQQKNEAWASAVALNRMTGLGMPVSVRI
- a CDS encoding IS6 family transposase, whose product is MINFRGAHYPKDAILYAVYFYVRYGVSYRDLEEILEERGVHVDHSTLNRWVIRYSPMIAEAAKKSKRMAADSWRMDETYIKVKGQWVYLYRAIDKYGDTIDFMLSERRDEEASTRFFKQAIDINGLPNRVVIDKSGSNEAGLLNMNILLFLVGWAYLIEILQVKYLNNRVEQDHRFIKKLTNPMLGFKAFHSAQATLAGIETAHMIRKGQLSQIGIPAYRQFMSLAG